The DNA sequence TCCGTGCGCGTGCTCCCCGCGGCGCCGGAGGGCACCGGCAACTGGACTGCGCAGCCGACCGTCAGCGGGCGATCGTGCCGGCGCGCGTGCAGGGCCGCCCACCGCGCGGCGCCGAGCGCCGCCGCCGAACCGTCCACCGCCGCAAGCACACCGACCTGCGCACGTGCATTCCCCGCGTGCTGCGTCATCGCGCCCTCGCTGTCATCCCGCCCTCGCTGTCATCCCGCCCTCGCTGTCATCCCGCCATCGCCGTCGTCGCGTCCCGACCGTTTCGCCGGGCCCGGCCCGCCGGCCTCAGACTAGTCCGAGCAGACCGGGCGGGCGTGCGAAACCGGGCGCGGCGGCCGGCGGTGCGTCATCCGCGCCCGCGACGGAGCATCGGCGTCGCGTCACGGGCGGCGATGTGCGGCGGACGCGGGGCCTTCGCCTCGAAAGGGTCGACCGGGGCGTTGTCCACGCTGTTGAACACCAGGAAGATGTTCGAGCGGGGATACGGCGTGATGTTGTTTCCGGAGCCGTGCATGATGTTCGAGTCGAACCACAGCCCGGCCCCGGCGGCGCCGGTGAACTGGTCGATACCGTACTCGGCGGCGAGTTCGGTGATGTCGTCGTGGCTCGGGACGCCGACGTTCTGCATGATCAACGACCGCCGGTGGTTCTCCGACGGCGTCTCCCCCCTCCCGGGGACGAAGTGCCGGTGCGAGCCCGGCATCACCATCAGTCCGCCGTTGAACGGGTAGTTGTCGGTGAGCGCGATCGACAGGCTCACCGCCCGGGGCGCGGGCAGTCCGTCCTCCGCATGCCACGTCTCGAAGTCCGAGTGCCAGTAGAACCCCTTGCCTTCGAACCCTGGCATGTAGTTGATCCGGCTCTGGTGGATGTAGACCTCCGAGCCGAGGATCTGACGTGCCGCGTCCAATACCCGCCTGTCCCGTGCCAACCCGGCGATCACCTCGGAGATGCGGTGCACCTCGAAGATCGACCGGATCGCCCCGGACCCCGGCTCGCGGATCACCCGATGATCGTCGGCGAGCGCCGGATCCGCAGTCAACCGCTCGAGCTCCGACCAGTACTCCTGCACCTCCGCCGGAGAAAGGAGGCCCGGAACGATCGTGTACCCCTTCTCTTCGTGGCTGCGCAACTCGCCGGAGCCGAAGGGCCCGTCGACGGCGGCGGAGTCCCCGTCCGCCGACCACACCACCGCGTGCAGCCGATCGATCCAGCGCACGCGGCCGCCCGGTTCCACGGACGCG is a window from the Tomitella gaofuii genome containing:
- the thpD gene encoding ectoine hydroxylase, which encodes MRWIDRLHAVVWSADGDSAAVDGPFGSGELRSHEEKGYTIVPGLLSPAEVQEYWSELERLTADPALADDHRVIREPGSGAIRSIFEVHRISEVIAGLARDRRVLDAARQILGSEVYIHQSRINYMPGFEGKGFYWHSDFETWHAEDGLPAPRAVSLSIALTDNYPFNGGLMVMPGSHRHFVPGRGETPSENHRRSLIMQNVGVPSHDDITELAAEYGIDQFTGAAGAGLWFDSNIMHGSGNNITPYPRSNIFLVFNSVDNAPVDPFEAKAPRPPHIAARDATPMLRRGRG